The following proteins come from a genomic window of Proteinivorax hydrogeniformans:
- the mtaB gene encoding tRNA (N(6)-L-threonylcarbamoyladenosine(37)-C(2))-methylthiotransferase MtaB, with amino-acid sequence MSKVAFYTLGCKVNQDETDSLAQLFKQHGYFVVDFTDKASVYVINTCTVTQAGSRKSRQMIRRAVRNAPDSLVVVTGCYSQTASEEVAKIPGVDLIVGNDKKHLIVDLVNQKEKSEDKIMVSPRQNLSEFYNLPIPAERKRKRATLKIQEGCDNFCTYCIVPFARGPIRSKPLDEVLDDVKKLIDEGFKEVVLTGIHLGSYGRDNDNATSLADVVNRLGEVEGLKRVRLSSVEPTDFDEDLLKAIEASPNLCNHFHIPLQNGSDAILEKMGRKYDSQFYLNIINKVRSIKKDAAITTDIMVGFPSESEDNFDENIELVKKVRFSDIHVFKYSLREGTKASKMSNQVPSDIKDIRSKKLTALANELKEEYNQKFIGKELDVLFEQHSNGWVFGHSSNYIKVYCAKKKDIIGDLRSVSIKDLQDDGVFGEIKGM; translated from the coding sequence ATGTCAAAGGTTGCTTTTTATACACTAGGATGTAAAGTAAATCAAGACGAAACAGATAGCTTAGCACAGCTATTTAAACAGCACGGTTATTTTGTTGTAGACTTTACCGATAAAGCATCTGTTTATGTTATTAACACCTGCACTGTAACACAAGCTGGAAGTAGAAAATCCAGACAAATGATACGAAGAGCTGTTCGCAATGCACCTGATTCCTTGGTAGTTGTGACAGGTTGCTACTCTCAAACTGCCAGCGAAGAGGTAGCAAAAATACCAGGTGTTGACTTAATCGTCGGCAATGACAAAAAACATTTGATAGTAGATTTAGTTAATCAAAAGGAAAAATCAGAAGATAAAATTATGGTATCACCAAGGCAGAACTTAAGTGAATTTTACAACTTACCTATTCCTGCAGAAAGAAAAAGAAAGCGGGCCACTTTAAAAATCCAAGAAGGATGCGATAACTTTTGCACTTACTGCATCGTTCCTTTTGCTAGAGGCCCCATTAGGAGTAAGCCTTTAGATGAAGTTTTAGATGATGTAAAAAAATTAATTGATGAGGGGTTTAAAGAAGTTGTGCTAACCGGCATTCACTTAGGGTCATACGGAAGAGATAATGATAACGCCACTTCTTTAGCTGATGTGGTTAACCGATTAGGTGAAGTAGAAGGTTTAAAAAGAGTTCGCCTAAGCTCAGTAGAGCCAACAGATTTTGATGAAGACTTACTTAAAGCAATTGAAGCATCACCTAACCTTTGTAACCATTTTCACATCCCATTACAAAATGGAAGTGATGCTATTTTAGAAAAAATGGGCAGAAAGTATGACTCTCAGTTCTATCTAAATATCATAAACAAGGTTCGTAGCATAAAAAAAGATGCCGCTATAACAACTGATATCATGGTGGGATTTCCTTCGGAGAGTGAAGATAATTTTGATGAAAACATAGAACTTGTTAAAAAAGTACGGTTTAGCGACATTCATGTATTTAAGTATTCATTAAGAGAAGGAACTAAGGCAAGCAAGATGTCTAACCAAGTACCGTCAGACATAAAAGATATACGCTCGAAAAAACTTACTGCACTAGCCAACGAATTGAAAGAAGAGTATAACCAAAAGTTCATCGGAAAAGAATTAGACGTGTTATTTGAACAGCATTCTAATGGTTGGGTCTTTGGGCACAGTTCTAATTATATAAAGGTATATTGTGCAAAGAAAAAAGATATTATAGGTGACTTAAGGAGTGTGTCCATAAAGGATTTGCAAGATGATGGAGTTTTTGGTGAGATAAAAGGAATGTAA
- a CDS encoding histidine triad nucleotide-binding protein, translated as MSCLFCKIVQGEISTDKVYENDDVLAFNDIEPQAPVHVLIIPKDHYPNIQKTPSEDVAKIFDAIKEIAKQLNLDEGFRIVNNCGNFGGQTVDHLHFHLLGKRKLKWPPG; from the coding sequence GTGTCTTGTCTTTTTTGTAAAATAGTGCAAGGGGAAATATCAACTGATAAGGTTTATGAAAATGATGATGTTTTAGCTTTTAATGACATCGAACCACAAGCTCCTGTCCACGTTCTGATTATTCCTAAAGATCACTATCCTAATATACAAAAGACCCCCTCAGAAGATGTAGCCAAAATTTTTGATGCAATAAAAGAAATAGCAAAGCAACTAAACTTAGACGAAGGTTTTAGGATTGTGAACAACTGCGGCAACTTTGGTGGACAAACTGTAGACCACCTGCACTTTCACCTTTTAGGTAAGAGAAAACTCAAATGGCCACCAGGTTAA
- the rpsU gene encoding 30S ribosomal protein S21: MAEVKIGKNESLDNALRRFKRTCQRSGILSEARKREFYDKPSVKRKKKSEAARKKKKRF, translated from the coding sequence GTGGCTGAAGTTAAAATTGGCAAAAATGAATCACTTGACAACGCCTTAAGAAGGTTTAAACGTACATGCCAACGCTCGGGAATACTATCAGAGGCTCGTAAAAGAGAATTTTACGATAAACCAAGTGTAAAACGTAAAAAGAAGTCAGAGGCAGCTCGCAAAAAGAAGAAACGGTTCTAA
- a CDS encoding GatB/YqeY domain-containing protein has protein sequence MSLVERLTDDMKTAMKSKDKFALTVIRMIRSELKYAEIDKGTPLNDDESFQILNKEMKKRRESVEDYTKADRPEEVEKLKREIEIIQSYLPEQLTEEEIEGIIDNTIAETGVSSKKEMGKLMSAVMPKLQGRADGKLVSQIVSNKLN, from the coding sequence GTGAGTTTGGTAGAACGTTTGACAGATGATATGAAGACTGCCATGAAAAGCAAAGATAAGTTTGCCCTCACAGTAATAAGAATGATTCGTTCTGAGTTGAAGTATGCTGAAATAGATAAAGGTACTCCACTTAATGACGATGAGTCGTTTCAAATACTTAACAAGGAAATGAAAAAACGCCGCGAATCTGTAGAAGATTATACCAAAGCAGATAGACCTGAAGAAGTTGAAAAGCTTAAAAGAGAGATAGAGATAATCCAATCCTATCTTCCTGAGCAATTAACTGAAGAGGAAATTGAAGGTATAATTGATAATACAATAGCCGAAACTGGTGTTTCTTCAAAAAAAGAAATGGGCAAGTTGATGTCTGCAGTGATGCCTAAGCTACAAGGCAGAGCAGACGGAAAACTAGTAAGCCAGATTGTGAGCAATAAACTTAATTAA